In Pleurocapsa sp. PCC 7319, the following are encoded in one genomic region:
- a CDS encoding WD40 repeat domain-containing protein yields the protein MEIVRAIEFDIEQDTHNQIWNVDTGECIRVLSGHDYKTRAIALTPDKQTLTNGSMDGTIRQWDLATR from the coding sequence ATGGAAATAGTTAGAGCAATTGAATTTGATATTGAACAAGATACTCACAATCAAATTTGGAATGTCGATACAGGAGAATGTATTCGAGTTTTGTCAGGTCACGACTATAAAACTAGAGCGATCGCCTTAACACCAGATAAACAAACCCTAACTAACGGTAGTATGGATGGCACTATTCGACAGTGGGATCTAGCGACGAGATAG
- a CDS encoding CocE/NonD family hydrolase: protein MVKINQQTASMHTRDGVRLDADIYRPDTAEKLPILLMRQPYGRAIASTVVYAHPRWYAAQGYIVVIQDVRGRGTSEGKFDLFTHEVADGLDTLNWVSKLPYSTGEVGMYGFSYQGMTQLYAAVHQHRALKAIAPAMVAYDLYTDWAYENNAFCLYANLAWAIQLAGETARLQGNEEAYLEFYAAARNLPLHDPIPANPKIMQQLAPDSFYHQWLNNPEPTAEYWQKRSPKYLLQDIDIPMLHVGGWFDPYLRGTLNLYRAMAARSKQAQHLVVGPWAHLPWGRKLGAIDYGLEAQNPIDEIQLRWFDHFLKGKDTGVLSESPICLFEMGSNQWREFERFPDCSTTYYLASDGLASIREDSGMLLEYEAEKEKEETESISTKNLLETDLSQQVAEFANNCDILVHDPWRPVPALGGHANYPGGSFDRSTLDYRSDILTYTSASLDSALQITGAITVEVYCTADRPSFDLCAVLSEVHPDGKVFNFTQGYSRFFVPERSGIENSPTLVKIPLQATCMCISKGNSLRLSLSAACFPAYPVNSGNGKLPSESRLIEMQIITLSIYSGADYPSNIQLAVT, encoded by the coding sequence ATGGTAAAAATTAATCAGCAGACAGCATCAATGCATACTCGGGACGGAGTGAGATTAGATGCCGATATTTATCGTCCCGATACCGCAGAAAAGTTGCCCATCTTACTGATGCGTCAACCCTATGGTCGAGCGATCGCCTCGACGGTAGTTTATGCTCATCCCCGTTGGTATGCAGCTCAGGGTTATATAGTGGTGATTCAAGATGTGCGGGGTAGAGGAACCTCTGAGGGCAAGTTTGACTTATTTACCCACGAAGTTGCAGATGGTTTAGACACACTTAACTGGGTGTCTAAATTACCCTACAGTACTGGAGAAGTTGGAATGTACGGCTTTTCCTATCAGGGCATGACTCAATTATATGCAGCAGTACATCAACATCGAGCTTTAAAGGCGATCGCTCCGGCAATGGTAGCTTACGATCTCTATACAGATTGGGCTTATGAAAATAATGCTTTTTGTTTATATGCTAATTTAGCTTGGGCTATTCAACTGGCAGGGGAAACTGCTCGTCTCCAAGGCAATGAAGAGGCTTATCTAGAGTTTTATGCTGCTGCTCGTAATTTACCGCTTCACGATCCGATTCCTGCCAATCCTAAGATTATGCAGCAGTTAGCCCCTGATTCTTTTTACCATCAATGGTTAAATAATCCTGAGCCGACGGCAGAATATTGGCAAAAGCGATCGCCAAAGTATTTGCTTCAAGATATAGATATTCCTATGTTGCACGTCGGTGGCTGGTTCGATCCTTATTTAAGGGGTACATTAAATTTGTATCGAGCAATGGCAGCCCGAAGTAAACAAGCACAACATCTTGTAGTGGGTCCTTGGGCGCATCTCCCTTGGGGAAGAAAACTAGGTGCAATTGATTATGGTCTAGAAGCGCAAAACCCAATTGATGAAATTCAGCTACGCTGGTTCGATCATTTTCTTAAGGGTAAAGATACTGGAGTGCTTAGTGAATCGCCGATATGTTTATTTGAAATGGGAAGTAATCAATGGCGAGAATTTGAGCGTTTTCCCGATTGCAGTACCACTTACTACCTAGCTAGCGATGGTTTAGCCAGTATTCGAGAAGATAGCGGAATGCTTTTGGAATACGAAGCAGAGAAGGAAAAAGAAGAAACAGAATCTATATCTACTAAAAACTTATTAGAAACTGATTTAAGCCAACAAGTAGCTGAATTCGCTAATAATTGCGATATTTTAGTTCATGACCCCTGGCGACCAGTTCCTGCTTTGGGGGGACACGCCAACTATCCTGGTGGTTCATTTGATCGTTCTACTTTAGATTATCGTTCCGATATTCTGACCTATACTTCTGCATCTCTAGACTCAGCCTTACAAATCACTGGCGCAATAACTGTAGAAGTTTACTGTACAGCAGATCGACCCAGTTTTGATTTATGTGCAGTCTTGTCTGAAGTTCATCCTGATGGCAAAGTTTTCAATTTCACTCAAGGATATAGCCGATTTTTTGTTCCTGAACGGAGCGGAATAGAAAATAGTCCTACACTAGTCAAAATTCCTCTGCAAGCAACTTGTATGTGTATCTCCAAAGGAAATAGCTTACGTCTCAGTCTCAGTGCTGCCTGTTTTCCTGCCTATCCTGTTAATTCTGGTAATGGCAAGTTACCTTCCGAATCTAGATTAATAGAAATGCAGATCATTACCTTATCAATTTATTCTGGTGCAGATTATCCATCAAATATTCAGCTAGCAGTAACTTAA
- a CDS encoding Gldg family protein, whose product MTKILFFLGIAFCVAGIVTGNITANWSTIPITLLALGVGLFVIDLWLWGNKHKFWQKRSTKSGTSAMVSTLIVLVLLGAINFLAIRYGMRWDLTENQQFTLSDQSQTILQNLDKPLEVLVFDRNNNSDLENLLNNYRRQSEKFTYKFINPEQDIGIAQQFGVESLGEIYLQYGDKKQRLNTNNAALGEAITESQLTNGIEKIKRDRTTNIYLLQGHGEAPLEPVEGGLIQAINTLRDKGNTVQELNLASSGTIPENADLIIIAGATRKLFAAEVSSLQQYLQAGGNLLLMLSPNADIGITPLLQKWGIELDNRLIIDGSGAGSLMGFGPGVAIVNNYGDHPITTSFRNGISIFPESRPLTTTTNPDIESTPLAITTKQTWAESNLASEEITFDSATDLSGPLNVAIALSRNQPQKSRLVVFGSSTFATNGWFEQQLNGDILLNSVSWLIGEDQDTLSIRPKEAANRRINLSSAQAGAISWLALRIMPLLALIIAGVLWWQRR is encoded by the coding sequence ATGACCAAAATCTTATTTTTTCTTGGTATTGCTTTTTGTGTGGCAGGAATAGTGACCGGTAATATTACTGCTAACTGGTCAACTATACCCATAACACTTTTAGCCCTTGGAGTAGGATTATTTGTGATTGATTTATGGTTGTGGGGCAATAAACACAAATTCTGGCAAAAACGCTCAACTAAGTCAGGGACAAGTGCTATGGTCAGCACTTTAATAGTTTTAGTGTTGCTGGGAGCAATTAATTTTTTGGCAATTCGCTACGGAATGCGCTGGGATTTAACAGAAAATCAGCAATTTACTCTTTCTGACCAATCTCAGACAATCTTGCAAAACTTAGACAAGCCTTTAGAAGTATTGGTATTTGACCGTAACAATAACTCTGACCTGGAAAATTTACTAAATAATTATCGTCGTCAAAGTGAAAAATTTACCTACAAGTTTATTAATCCTGAACAAGATATAGGAATTGCTCAACAGTTTGGCGTGGAATCCTTAGGGGAAATATATTTGCAATATGGTGATAAGAAACAAAGATTAAATACCAATAATGCTGCTTTGGGTGAAGCTATAACTGAAAGTCAATTAACTAACGGCATCGAGAAAATAAAGCGTGATCGCACTACGAATATCTACTTGCTTCAAGGTCACGGAGAAGCACCACTAGAACCAGTTGAAGGTGGCTTGATTCAAGCTATAAACACTCTTAGAGATAAAGGCAATACGGTTCAAGAATTAAACTTAGCTAGTAGCGGCACAATACCTGAGAATGCAGATTTAATTATTATTGCTGGTGCTACTAGAAAGCTATTCGCGGCTGAAGTTTCTAGTCTGCAACAATATCTGCAAGCTGGGGGCAATTTGTTACTCATGTTGTCTCCTAACGCTGATATTGGTATTACTCCCTTACTTCAAAAATGGGGAATAGAACTCGACAATCGCTTAATAATTGATGGTTCTGGTGCAGGAAGTCTTATGGGGTTTGGTCCTGGAGTGGCAATAGTTAACAACTATGGCGACCATCCCATTACCACCAGTTTTCGCAATGGCATCTCCATATTTCCTGAATCTCGACCTCTCACTACTACCACTAACCCAGACATAGAGAGTACTCCCTTAGCGATTACAACTAAACAAACTTGGGCAGAAAGTAACCTTGCTAGTGAAGAAATTACTTTTGATTCGGCAACCGATCTATCTGGTCCCTTGAATGTTGCGATCGCCCTTAGCCGCAATCAACCCCAAAAATCTCGTTTGGTCGTTTTTGGCAGCTCTACTTTTGCCACCAATGGCTGGTTTGAGCAACAGTTAAATGGTGATATTCTTCTCAATTCAGTTAGTTGGCTCATTGGAGAAGATCAAGATACTCTTTCTATTCGACCCAAAGAAGCTGCAAATCGTCGAATTAATCTTAGTTCTGCTCAGGCAGGAGCGATCAGCTGGTTGGCTTTACGTATTATGCCTCTTTTGGCATTAATTATCGCTGGTGTCCTGTGGTGGCAACGCAGGTAA
- a CDS encoding ABC transporter permease: protein MIFSNIIAIAQKELQNYFASPLAYIVAAVFWLISGLFFVEILIGEQGIIQQVALSEQMGADIGSIDVASELLNSYLAILGTLSLFIIPMLSMGLYAEERKQRTLELLATSPITNWVVALGKLLAVIILFIFMILPSLVYEAIAFSAAAPPLPPAVPLLAHLGLVLFAASLLSLGMFISSLTNSTILAAILTFTAILLLWMIDLIANNLGGWLSENLEHISLLKSYNNLVQGVSSTSDFVLFFSYIFLGLFLTAQSINLFRFNRQ, encoded by the coding sequence ATGATATTTTCCAATATTATCGCGATCGCCCAAAAAGAATTACAAAATTACTTTGCCTCACCTTTGGCTTACATTGTGGCGGCAGTTTTTTGGTTAATTTCCGGTTTGTTTTTTGTGGAAATATTAATCGGCGAACAGGGCATCATTCAGCAGGTAGCTTTGAGCGAACAAATGGGGGCAGATATCGGTTCAATTGATGTTGCCTCTGAGTTGCTTAACTCTTATTTGGCTATTTTGGGAACTTTATCATTGTTTATTATCCCTATGTTATCGATGGGACTTTATGCTGAAGAAAGAAAACAAAGAACGCTGGAATTATTGGCAACTTCTCCAATTACTAACTGGGTTGTGGCATTGGGTAAATTGTTAGCGGTAATCATCTTATTCATCTTTATGATTTTGCCCTCTTTAGTTTATGAGGCGATCGCTTTTAGTGCTGCCGCTCCTCCTCTTCCCCCTGCTGTTCCCCTCTTAGCTCATCTAGGCTTGGTCTTGTTTGCGGCATCATTACTGTCTCTGGGGATGTTTATTTCATCTCTGACCAATAGTACGATTCTGGCAGCAATTCTAACTTTTACGGCGATTCTACTACTCTGGATGATTGATTTGATTGCCAATAATTTAGGTGGCTGGTTAAGTGAAAACTTAGAGCATATTTCTTTACTGAAGAGCTATAACAATTTAGTTCAAGGAGTTAGTTCGACCAGCGATTTTGTTCTATTTTTCAGCTATATTTTCTTGGGGTTATTCTTAACAGCTCAATCTATTAATTTATTTCGATTTAATCGTCAATAA
- a CDS encoding ABC transporter ATP-binding protein codes for MSQQTTIEVEHLSKVYGSTVAIEDVHFSVDAGEIIGFLGPNGAGKTTTMRILAGYLPATSGTAKIAGYDVHRNSMQVRSRIGYLPETPPLYTGMTVKGFLHFVAKIKGIRAGDRHRKVDNAMVRCQLKEKENVAIRKLSKGYRQRVGIAQAIVHEPPVIILDEPTVGLDPRQIIEVRNLIKSLAGDHTIILSTHILPEASMICDRVTIINRGKVVTTNTPSDLQAQLESSAGYEIEVAGNLESILPLLREIPGVTEINESENSLSAYSEHNFLNISCDSDTEVGKDIAAVIVQQGLDLYELRRTRPSLEDVFLELTTEEPLAIDN; via the coding sequence ATGTCCCAACAGACAACGATAGAGGTTGAACACTTGAGTAAAGTCTATGGTTCGACTGTTGCCATTGAAGATGTCCATTTTTCAGTAGATGCAGGAGAGATAATTGGCTTTTTAGGACCAAATGGTGCTGGAAAAACTACCACTATGCGTATTTTGGCGGGATATCTCCCTGCTACTTCAGGAACAGCGAAAATTGCTGGTTATGATGTTCATCGAAATTCAATGCAGGTGCGTAGTCGTATTGGTTATCTTCCTGAAACTCCTCCTTTGTACACGGGTATGACTGTAAAAGGGTTTTTGCATTTTGTAGCTAAAATCAAGGGAATCAGAGCCGGCGATCGCCACCGAAAAGTTGACAATGCCATGGTACGTTGTCAGCTAAAGGAAAAAGAAAATGTTGCTATTCGGAAACTCTCTAAAGGCTATCGACAACGAGTCGGTATTGCTCAAGCAATTGTCCATGAACCTCCGGTCATTATTTTGGATGAACCAACAGTAGGGCTAGATCCGCGTCAAATTATTGAGGTCAGGAATTTAATAAAAAGTCTGGCAGGAGACCATACCATTATCCTTTCGACGCATATTCTACCGGAAGCTAGTATGATTTGCGATCGCGTTACCATTATTAATCGCGGTAAAGTAGTTACAACTAATACTCCTAGCGATCTACAGGCACAGTTAGAAAGTAGTGCTGGTTATGAAATAGAAGTAGCAGGAAATCTAGAGTCTATCTTACCTCTACTGCGGGAAATTCCAGGAGTAACAGAGATAAACGAGTCAGAAAATTCTTTATCTGCTTATTCTGAGCATAATTTCCTCAATATTAGCTGTGATTCTGACACTGAAGTAGGAAAAGATATTGCAGCAGTAATTGTTCAACAAGGATTAGATTTATACGAATTACGTCGTACTCGTCCTAGTTTAGAAGATGTCTTTTTGGAGTTGACTACAGAAGAGCCTTTAGCAATTGATAATTAA
- the petN gene encoding cytochrome b6-f complex subunit PetN — MDILTLGWVSMLALFTWSIAMVVWGRNGF, encoded by the coding sequence ATGGATATTTTGACATTAGGCTGGGTTTCTATGCTAGCTTTATTTACATGGTCAATCGCAATGGTTGTCTGGGGTCGTAACGGATTCTAA
- the argJ gene encoding bifunctional ornithine acetyltransferase/N-acetylglutamate synthase produces MADWQVVSGGVTAPKGFRAAGIAVGLKSSGAKDLALILSETDAIAAGVFTTSQVRAACVDYCRQRLQAKASARAILCNAGQANAATGEPGWEDAQESAKLLGQELNIAPDDVLLASTGVIGQRIKMGALRKGIPQVVKAATNDGGADAAQAIITTDLVPKEIALETTIDDRPVRIGGIAKGSGMIAPNMATMLGFITCDAAVSTNLWHEMLKRAVDKSFNQITVDGDTSTNDCVIALTNGQSRTPAITAQSQNAQKLENMLIAVCQYLAKAIARDGEGATCLIEVRVSGASNDQEASQVAKTIVGSSLVKSAIFGRDPNWGRIAAAAGRAGVKFHQDQLNIKLGDILLLKNGQPQDFDRDAASNYLKQAAAGEYLKTDTVLIAVDIGVGSGQSTAWGCDLTYKYVEINAEYTT; encoded by the coding sequence ATGGCAGACTGGCAAGTAGTTAGTGGCGGAGTAACTGCGCCCAAAGGATTTAGGGCAGCAGGCATTGCTGTAGGTTTAAAATCTTCTGGAGCAAAAGACTTAGCGTTGATTTTATCGGAAACAGATGCGATCGCCGCAGGGGTATTTACAACTTCTCAAGTACGTGCAGCTTGTGTTGACTATTGTCGTCAACGCCTTCAAGCTAAAGCCAGTGCCAGAGCTATTTTGTGTAATGCAGGGCAGGCTAACGCAGCAACAGGAGAACCAGGTTGGGAAGATGCCCAAGAAAGTGCCAAATTATTAGGTCAAGAATTAAATATTGCTCCCGATGATGTTCTTCTTGCTTCTACTGGGGTAATCGGACAAAGGATTAAAATGGGTGCGTTGCGTAAAGGGATTCCTCAGGTTGTCAAGGCAGCTACCAATGACGGGGGGGCAGATGCTGCCCAAGCCATTATCACTACTGATTTAGTGCCTAAAGAAATTGCCCTCGAAACTACCATCGACGATCGCCCTGTTAGAATTGGAGGGATTGCCAAAGGCTCGGGGATGATTGCTCCTAATATGGCAACGATGTTGGGCTTTATTACCTGCGACGCTGCTGTATCTACTAATCTTTGGCATGAGATGCTTAAACGGGCAGTAGATAAAAGTTTTAATCAGATTACTGTTGATGGCGATACTAGTACCAATGATTGTGTAATTGCACTGACTAATGGACAGTCTCGTACTCCTGCTATAACTGCTCAGAGTCAAAATGCCCAAAAGTTAGAAAATATGTTAATAGCAGTCTGTCAGTATTTAGCTAAAGCGATCGCTCGTGATGGAGAAGGTGCAACTTGTTTAATTGAGGTACGAGTATCTGGAGCCTCTAACGATCAAGAAGCTTCTCAGGTAGCTAAAACCATTGTCGGTTCATCATTAGTTAAATCTGCTATCTTTGGACGCGATCCTAACTGGGGTCGAATTGCTGCAGCAGCAGGTAGGGCAGGAGTTAAATTTCATCAGGATCAATTGAATATCAAGTTAGGAGACATCCTACTCTTGAAAAATGGACAACCACAGGACTTTGATCGCGATGCAGCAAGCAATTATCTAAAGCAAGCTGCTGCTGGAGAGTATTTAAAAACAGATACAGTACTTATTGCTGTCGATATTGGCGTAGGTTCTGGTCAAAGCACTGCTTGGGGTTGTGACTTGACTTATAAATATGTAGAAATCAACGCTGAATATACTACTTAG
- a CDS encoding SGNH/GDSL hydrolase family protein yields MQLNKISNLEKMIDFEEKTLSINSQKHLKIAIVGGSNSVMRSGYTKYLQKYIAGETGENVEFSNFSLGGVTSLCGVIQNYRYNIAKNYDIIFFEYCVNDRSAVIAGKYSVRKAGMALEGLIRQSKSMNPNCVIIILIFGTNLPIYYNNCCQISATYESIARRYDIPVINITEILLETKGIKFVKSLYKKDDSFHYARPKGTKIIGKLIAKQMMANNWLIPKFQQINKYYRMYAGHLQNLKFSSDFDSQLNQNNIKKSTFKNSLFEEEIYTIKADASLNFQFKGRLLGIMLKSDWYDGLFKIKLKEQELVTSSFSAWVEEEGMSNINLISLPYQKNISCNELTELSISVCQKNVENYELDVRKRKPKVSPEEWKTSIIGIAYIGAIN; encoded by the coding sequence TTGCAACTTAATAAAATTTCAAACTTAGAAAAGATGATTGATTTTGAAGAGAAAACACTATCGATAAACTCTCAAAAACATCTAAAAATAGCAATTGTTGGTGGTAGTAATTCGGTAATGCGATCTGGTTATACTAAGTATTTGCAAAAATATATTGCCGGGGAAACAGGTGAAAATGTAGAATTTTCAAACTTTTCCCTTGGTGGAGTAACTAGTCTCTGTGGAGTAATTCAAAATTATAGATATAACATTGCGAAAAACTACGACATTATTTTCTTTGAATACTGTGTCAACGATCGCTCTGCAGTTATTGCTGGAAAATATTCGGTAAGAAAAGCTGGGATGGCATTAGAAGGGTTGATTAGACAGTCAAAGTCTATGAATCCTAACTGCGTAATCATTATACTTATATTCGGAACGAACCTTCCCATATATTACAATAATTGCTGTCAAATATCTGCTACTTATGAAAGTATAGCTCGACGGTACGATATCCCTGTAATCAACATTACTGAGATTTTGCTAGAAACCAAAGGTATTAAATTTGTCAAAAGTCTCTATAAAAAAGACGATTCATTCCATTATGCGCGTCCCAAAGGAACCAAAATAATTGGAAAATTAATTGCTAAGCAAATGATGGCAAATAATTGGTTAATCCCCAAATTCCAACAAATCAATAAATACTATAGAATGTACGCCGGACATCTACAAAATTTGAAATTTTCTAGCGATTTTGATTCTCAATTGAATCAAAACAATATCAAAAAATCAACCTTTAAAAATAGTCTTTTTGAAGAGGAAATATATACTATCAAGGCTGACGCTTCTTTGAATTTTCAGTTTAAAGGCAGATTATTAGGTATAATGCTTAAATCAGATTGGTATGATGGACTATTCAAAATTAAGTTGAAAGAGCAAGAGTTAGTTACCAGTTCCTTTTCCGCTTGGGTTGAAGAAGAGGGAATGAGTAATATTAATTTGATAAGTTTACCGTATCAAAAAAATATTAGCTGCAACGAATTAACTGAACTATCTATTTCTGTTTGTCAGAAAAACGTTGAGAATTACGAATTAGATGTACGTAAAAGAAAACCTAAAGTAAGTCCAGAGGAATGGAAAACAAGCATAATAGGAATTGCATATATAGGAGCAATAAATTAG